The Sporosarcina sp. Te-1 DNA window TGGTGCCTGTACGCTTTAATGAACGTTTCCTGTGTCAAATCCTCAGCTTGTTGATAATCTCGAACCATTAACAGTATGTACGTTAAAACGGATTCACTATATTCATCAAACCAATATTCCAAGTCTGCCTGTTCCAAACACGTTCCCTCCCTCTTTCTATACACTTAGACGTAATGAAAGACGGACGCGTCACACTTGCCTATCTCATCACATAAAATTCAAGACACACTTAAAAAGAAAAGCGGCATCCTGTGTTAACGCTTTTCTTATCTGACATGCAAGACATTCCATTCAATTAACCGCTTGAAAACCGTGCAATAAATTATCTTCCTTTCCTTCTGTAAAGGAACGAAAACATTATAATAGAAAAAATAATGATGACAAGAAAAAAAGGATCTAGACTGAAGCCGAAATCCCCTTGGAATACCGTGGTTTTCATGAATTCCGTTTTACCTCCATTTTGTAAACGTTCCATCCTAAACGGACTATTTGCCAGGGGGTATTTTAGATGTCCTGTCTTGCAAAAATTACATACGCACCAATAATAAAGACAAATGCAAATATCATTAATGCAATTCCAAAGACATAAGGTGCGCCAAACATACTGGCAAGCACAACGGGGGATCCAACCATTGCGGTGACGGAGGCAAATTTAGTATATCTGATAATGTTAGGAGAGAAGTCCGGTTCCTTGTTATACATCCACCTTTTTCCGAACATGAGGCTATCTTCTGGACAATAATAAGTCCACAATAAAAATCCATATAAAGGAATTATTAAAATCACCGTTATAATAATTTCACTTACCATTTTGAACCCTCCCGGATTTGCTACTTACATTCTTAAGGCAAAATATTAAGCACAAGGCCGTAGCGTAAGTTAAGAATGATAGAAATCAAAACTTATTTGGGCGGTTATATTATCAAGCGAAGCCTTTTTCTTATATTGGCACCTGTTTGTTCAAGCGGCGAAAAGTTAGGGTTCACTAATTCCCATTAAATAGATATCAGCATTCGGTCCCCTCAGTAGTAAAAATGTAATGTAGCTGCAAATTACAGTCAGTAAGAATATGCCTCCCAAAATTAACCCGATCTTTTTACTCGTAAGAAAACCGAAACCTCCTCTACAAATCTTGATTTACTGCCCTGCTGGTTGCTCGCCTTTTCACATGTACGGTATTTTTCTTTCCGTAAGTTAAATCTAAGAAGAGTCATACTTGTTATCTTACATTCTGACAAGGGTTTGACATTTGTTCTGTAATACCTAAATAAAGAAACGTATGGATCTGACGCGTGGAAGCATTTGTAATGCAATTCATTTATTAAAGGGATATGTTCCATGTCAATCATCACAGTCACAATTCCGTTAGTCATTATTTATTAATTGCTTTTTAATCGTTTCGATCTCCTCTTTCAGTTTCCGATTCTCTTTTTTTACTTTCGATACATCACTACTAATTGAAAATAATAAACTAAGTATAGACATACATAAAATAAAAATGATAATTGTCATAACAAGTACCCTCATCTCCTTCTATAGAATTAGCTGCATTCATTTATCGCGATTACCCCTCGTCGCTCGGTCTGGCAACATCACTCGATACATCTATATCCCAACAAATAACAGTCGTACTATCCCTGACGCTATTTTCACGGATCGTGCTTAACAACTCCATAATTCCAGACTGTATTGGAGGATTTTCCATTACAGTATAAATATCTTCAGGAGTAGAAAAAGATTCACCGGGACCTTCCACTAACCCATCTGTCGTCAAAAGAATACGGTTTGTGCCCTTTCGCAGTTCCCTGACCCCACGGCTGTAACAAGGAACGACTTGATCGAATGTGTTAACACGGCCAACCCATTCATAAAATTGTCTCTGATTGATTTGGTACTGTCCGAGCTTGGCTAGTTCCGAGTGAAAAAGAAAAGCTAGGCAGTCTCCAATTGAAAACCACCAAAGATACTTATCTTTTCTACTAACAATCAGGCAAGCGGTTTCTCCTGCTACCTTCTGGCAGTCTGCTCTAAATGTCTCTTCTTGAAATAAATAGGGGATTGCTTCGTCGAGACCTCTGAAACATTCTTTAGTTGGCAGAGACAAGATA harbors:
- a CDS encoding protein phosphatase 2C domain-containing protein → MGILEFSWVGSRAHFVDTISIEPIGHISFGRFGGNSSAGQYKNEDGCLIWTNDTKDWEFAVLLDAHQSAESAELVINQMLKNKTKIQNILSLPTKECFRGLDEAIPYLFQEETFRADCQKVAGETACLIVSRKDKYLWWFSIGDCLAFLFHSELAKLGQYQINQRQFYEWVGRVNTFDQVVPCYSRGVRELRKGTNRILLTTDGLVEGPGESFSTPEDIYTVMENPPIQSGIMELLSTIRENSVRDSTTVICWDIDVSSDVARPSDEG